Proteins encoded by one window of Cyanobium sp. NS01:
- a CDS encoding DEAD/DEAH box helicase — protein sequence MRCLLRLGATGLIEVVSPFDAVTSAQLRAIRPRGEWLARRGCWEFPQEAAAALQQALAGRFPVEPQLATWLAWLEQPLPPLPPHRQLVRAADLDQPLEDGRRLLAHQRAAGRWLLARRGAVLADAMGLGKTLSALAAARAMVRLADCRILVVAPVGLHDHWRAEALALGLRLELHSWARLPPELPAAGTVLIADEAHFAQNAHTARCKALLRLARHPRLRAIWLLTGTPMKNGRPAQLFPLLAAIGHPLARHQRAYEELFCQGHWRDQGGRRVWQATGATNLAELQRLTRPLVLHRRKQDCLDLPPKQRALIPVQLEPDQALGFEQRLQRKVDAYRRRAARGEVRRDAEVLAVFTALRQIASHSKLAAARELVQRQLAAGEAVVVFTAFRTTASLLQAELGGALLTGALEPRRRQQLVDHFQEGRSPLLIATYGTGGLGFTLHRARHVVLIERPWTPGDAEQAEDRCHRIGMAGSLICHWLQLGVADQLVDGLIASKAERIAVLLGRGQQELRRRDLVAMVRDLMQNW from the coding sequence ATGCGCTGCCTGTTGCGGCTGGGTGCCACCGGACTGATCGAGGTGGTCAGCCCCTTTGATGCGGTCACCAGCGCCCAGCTGCGGGCCATCCGGCCCCGGGGGGAGTGGCTGGCGCGGCGGGGCTGCTGGGAATTTCCGCAGGAGGCCGCCGCAGCGCTGCAGCAGGCCCTGGCCGGTCGCTTTCCGGTGGAGCCCCAGCTGGCCACCTGGCTGGCCTGGCTGGAGCAGCCCCTGCCGCCGCTGCCGCCCCACCGGCAGCTGGTTCGGGCCGCCGATCTGGACCAGCCCCTCGAGGATGGCCGCCGCCTGCTGGCCCACCAGCGCGCCGCCGGCCGCTGGTTGCTGGCGCGGCGCGGGGCGGTGCTGGCGGATGCGATGGGCCTCGGCAAGACCCTCTCGGCCCTGGCGGCGGCCCGGGCCATGGTGCGCCTGGCGGACTGCCGCATCCTGGTGGTGGCCCCGGTGGGCCTGCACGACCACTGGCGCGCCGAAGCCCTGGCTCTGGGTCTGCGGCTGGAGCTGCACAGCTGGGCGCGGCTGCCGCCGGAGCTGCCTGCGGCCGGCACGGTGCTGATCGCCGACGAGGCCCACTTCGCCCAGAACGCCCACACGGCCCGCTGCAAGGCCCTGTTGCGGCTGGCCCGGCACCCCCGGCTGCGGGCGATCTGGCTGCTCACCGGCACGCCGATGAAGAACGGTCGACCGGCCCAGCTGTTTCCCCTGCTGGCGGCGATCGGCCACCCCCTGGCCCGGCATCAGCGGGCCTACGAGGAGCTGTTCTGCCAGGGGCACTGGCGCGACCAGGGCGGGCGGCGGGTGTGGCAGGCCACGGGCGCCACCAACCTCGCCGAACTGCAGCGCCTCACCAGGCCCCTGGTGCTGCACCGTCGCAAGCAGGACTGCCTCGATCTGCCGCCCAAGCAGCGCGCCCTGATCCCCGTGCAGCTGGAGCCTGACCAGGCCCTGGGCTTCGAGCAACGGCTGCAGCGCAAGGTGGACGCCTACCGCCGCCGCGCCGCCCGCGGGGAGGTGCGCCGCGATGCCGAGGTGCTCGCCGTGTTCACGGCCCTGCGCCAGATCGCCTCCCACTCCAAGCTGGCGGCGGCCAGGGAGCTGGTGCAGCGCCAGCTGGCCGCGGGCGAGGCCGTGGTGGTGTTCACGGCCTTCCGCACCACCGCCAGCCTGCTGCAGGCGGAGCTGGGCGGAGCCCTGCTCACCGGAGCCCTCGAGCCGCGCCGGCGCCAGCAGCTGGTGGACCACTTCCAGGAGGGCCGCAGCCCGCTGCTGATCGCCACCTACGGCACCGGCGGGCTGGGCTTCACGCTGCACAGGGCCCGCCATGTGGTGCTGATCGAGCGCCCCTGGACACCCGGGGATGCGGAGCAGGCCGAAGACCGCTGCCACCGCATCGGCATGGCGGGTTCCCTGATCTGCCACTGGCTGCAGCTGGGCGTGGCCGACCAGCTGGTGGATGGCTTGATCGCCAGCAAGGCGGAGCGCATCGCCGTGCTGCTGGGCCGCGGTCAGCAGGAGCTGCGCCGCCGCGATCTGGTTGCCATGGTGCGGGACCTGATGCAGAACTGGTGA
- a CDS encoding DUF6554 family protein — MALRQTFALFSRQRPRLLAALALTLGLGHGLPAFSQATETGVVLEGAGPRGAQIYCFMRGSGNSHQVSWDAAYAVIKRQSDQLFKTSPEHAAVMITEAVVQYSGSFPDCGRYLGDLFSKPEPVEAAPTRIPVSGATRSERFGY; from the coding sequence ATGGCCCTGCGCCAGACGTTCGCCCTGTTCTCGCGGCAGCGGCCCCGGTTGCTGGCAGCCCTGGCCCTGACGCTGGGCCTGGGGCACGGGCTGCCCGCCTTCTCCCAGGCGACTGAAACCGGTGTCGTGCTGGAGGGGGCCGGGCCCAGGGGCGCCCAGATCTACTGCTTCATGCGCGGCAGCGGTAACAGCCACCAGGTGAGCTGGGATGCGGCCTATGCGGTGATCAAGCGCCAGAGCGATCAGCTGTTCAAGACCTCCCCAGAGCACGCGGCGGTGATGATCACGGAGGCCGTGGTGCAGTATTCCGGCTCCTTCCCAGACTGCGGCCGCTACCTCGGTGATCTGTTCAGCAAGCCCGAACCCGTGGAGGCCGCGCCAACCCGCATCCCGGTGTCCGGTGCCACCCGCAGCGAGCGCTTCGGCTACTGA
- a CDS encoding AbrB family transcriptional regulator, which produces MSHPWNLVVYACAGLAGGLLALRTGIPAAPLAGALLAAALVSIVGQLEPAQWPGGTRTLLEIGIGTVIGTALNSAVLQQLQQLWRPALVITLSLVLAGLAVALACSRLFGVDPTIALLGAAPGGISGMSLLGAEFGVGAAVAALHAVRLITVLLVLPLVLKLVLPQGTGSP; this is translated from the coding sequence ATGAGCCACCCCTGGAACCTGGTCGTGTATGCCTGCGCCGGGCTGGCGGGCGGCCTGCTGGCGCTGCGCACCGGGATTCCCGCGGCCCCCCTGGCCGGCGCGCTGCTGGCGGCGGCGCTGGTGAGCATCGTCGGGCAGCTCGAACCGGCCCAATGGCCCGGCGGGACGCGCACCCTGCTGGAGATCGGGATCGGCACGGTGATCGGCACCGCCCTGAACAGCGCCGTGCTGCAGCAACTGCAGCAGCTGTGGCGGCCGGCCCTGGTGATCACCCTCAGCCTCGTGCTCGCCGGCTTGGCAGTGGCCCTGGCCTGCAGCCGGCTGTTCGGGGTGGACCCCACCATCGCCCTGCTGGGCGCCGCCCCGGGCGGCATCAGCGGCATGAGCCTGCTGGGGGCCGAGTTCGGCGTGGGGGCTGCCGTGGCGGCCCTGCATGCCGTGCGGCTGATCACGGTGTTGCTGGTGCTGCCCCTGGTGCTGAAGCTGGTGCTGCCCCAGGGCACGGGTTCGCCCTGA
- a CDS encoding N-6 DNA methylase, with protein sequence MATMTSNSISRASVEKPIWEACDELRGALPADQALEAVLDVLLWARWVPASEGDLVGYFDSMRSLANANEWNSIQKAITERSAMSWPPGAATDRLGPESLERLRSTLLPVGRALNSGDRLQCKAVIEAISELKASDRHGGALECSASMGGFWEALLAIHPGAPVACLFPMGVAAAPFLGMDHGVLLSSANPSQAHWVLGLLRLYPQEVKLQSIADQDQWPVAIAAPPWGARMRELLIDDPWLPPSPLDCPSAIRDSEARRVFAAHQRCSGTTYALMSPGIGFRTSKDLEYFREELLKKNWLDAVISLPSGAHAGTNLEGLLLVLKQDRAAGAPIQMIAAHDLLTPTKARNTKQSWNPTGCKELAQLLNERGEGECARLIPAEELEANGFSFQVSRYFLTEEDRMLQRYLESRTTMHLGDLAEIKRPVASLGRQEDDGIEVREVTPGDIDDSGQLRQGSKQIRLPEAALAKGRQQLLEQGDVLLSIKGGLGRVAVVQDLQHPTVPGQAFCVVRLRPNAPLTPAALGQYLRSAVGQTLLNKAGQGTAVAFLPMGEVKSLPVVIPQPSELHRAETLEQECVALSLEVQELSRRLEQLSQQGWLEDIPPALLASAQGEAA encoded by the coding sequence ATGGCCACCATGACGTCGAATTCAATCAGCCGGGCCAGCGTTGAGAAGCCGATCTGGGAGGCCTGCGATGAGCTCCGAGGCGCCCTTCCTGCAGATCAGGCCCTGGAGGCCGTGCTGGATGTGCTGCTCTGGGCCCGCTGGGTTCCAGCTTCCGAAGGGGATTTAGTCGGTTACTTCGATTCCATGCGCAGCTTGGCTAACGCAAATGAATGGAACTCCATCCAGAAGGCCATCACTGAACGTTCCGCAATGTCTTGGCCTCCCGGAGCAGCGACGGATCGACTCGGGCCTGAATCTCTCGAGCGACTGAGGAGCACCTTGTTGCCAGTTGGGAGAGCTTTGAACAGTGGTGACCGCTTGCAGTGCAAGGCCGTGATCGAAGCGATCTCGGAGCTGAAAGCCAGCGATCGGCATGGTGGGGCGCTGGAATGCTCTGCTTCCATGGGCGGCTTCTGGGAAGCCCTGCTGGCCATTCATCCTGGCGCTCCAGTGGCCTGCCTCTTCCCTATGGGAGTGGCAGCAGCCCCTTTCCTGGGGATGGACCATGGTGTGCTGTTGAGTTCAGCAAATCCGTCGCAGGCTCATTGGGTTCTGGGATTGCTCCGCCTCTATCCGCAAGAGGTGAAACTGCAGTCCATCGCGGATCAGGACCAATGGCCTGTTGCCATCGCAGCCCCACCCTGGGGAGCGCGAATGCGTGAACTGCTGATCGACGACCCTTGGCTGCCGCCATCACCGCTCGACTGCCCCTCGGCAATCAGAGACAGCGAAGCACGAAGGGTGTTTGCCGCCCATCAGCGCTGCAGTGGCACCACCTACGCCCTGATGTCTCCAGGAATCGGCTTTCGGACTTCCAAAGATCTGGAGTACTTCCGCGAGGAGTTATTGAAGAAGAATTGGCTGGATGCCGTGATTTCCCTGCCTTCCGGGGCCCATGCAGGAACCAACCTCGAGGGATTGCTGTTGGTCCTCAAGCAGGATCGTGCCGCTGGTGCTCCCATTCAGATGATTGCGGCCCACGATCTGTTAACCCCGACGAAAGCTAGAAACACAAAGCAGAGCTGGAATCCAACCGGGTGCAAGGAACTCGCCCAACTCCTCAACGAGAGAGGTGAAGGTGAATGTGCCCGTCTGATCCCGGCCGAGGAACTGGAGGCAAACGGCTTCAGTTTCCAGGTGAGCCGCTACTTCCTCACAGAAGAAGACCGGATGTTGCAGCGCTATCTGGAATCACGGACAACGATGCACCTGGGTGATCTGGCCGAGATCAAAAGGCCTGTGGCCTCCCTTGGCCGCCAGGAGGACGACGGCATCGAGGTTCGGGAGGTCACTCCCGGCGACATTGACGACTCCGGCCAGCTCCGCCAAGGCTCCAAGCAGATCCGGCTACCGGAGGCTGCCTTGGCCAAGGGACGACAGCAGCTGCTGGAGCAGGGAGATGTGCTCTTATCGATCAAGGGCGGCCTCGGCAGGGTGGCAGTGGTTCAGGACCTCCAGCACCCCACAGTGCCCGGCCAGGCATTCTGCGTGGTCCGCCTGCGGCCTAATGCCCCGCTCACCCCAGCCGCCCTGGGGCAGTATCTCCGCAGTGCCGTGGGACAGACGCTGTTGAATAAGGCAGGTCAGGGAACAGCAGTGGCCTTTCTGCCCATGGGCGAAGTGAAAAGCCTGCCCGTCGTGATCCCCCAACCCAGCGAGCTCCATCGGGCCGAGACCCTGGAGCAGGAGTGCGTGGCCCTGAGCCTGGAGGTCCAGGAACTGAGCCGCCGGCTGGAGCAGCTGTCACAGCAGGGCTGGCTGGAGGACATCCCCCCAGCCCTGCTGGCCAGCGCCCAAGGGGAGGCCGCCTGA
- a CDS encoding class I SAM-dependent DNA methyltransferase produces MAIRKSELYSSLWASCDELRGGMDASQYKDYVLVLLFIKYISDKYAGQPYAPLVIPEDAGFDAMVALKGKAEIGDDINKTIIAPLVAANQQLSQSDFPDFNDQAKLGSGKELVERLTNLIAIFEKPGLNFARNRADDDDILGDAYEYLMCHFASESGKSKGQFYTPAEVSRIKAQVLEIDKEDTSPDTTVCDPTCGSGSLLLKVAAQARTPVTLYGQEKDAATSGLARMNMILHGNPTATIWQGNTIADPKLIKGDHLKQFDFVIANPPFSDKRWSTGLDAAKDPFGRFEGFGIPPAKQGDYAYLLHIVRTLKSSGRGSCILPHGVLFRGNAEAEIRKNLIQRGLLKGIIGLPANLFYGTGIPACIVVVDKRGAGSREGIFLVDASKGFIKDGPKNRLRERDIHKIVDVFTRRLEVPGYSRFVRNEEIAGHDYNLNLPRYIDSSEAEDLQDIEAHLRGGIPERDIDALEAYWQVCPKLREVLFQPLRPGYLELAVPPAELKATITAHPQFAGFLAGMAEHFAAWRQQAAAQLISLEPGCHPKAVIRELSEGLLARYQGQPLIDAYAVYQLLLDQWAETMQDDVYAISADGWRAEAYRLLETDKKGKTKDKGWTCDLVPKELLVRQLFAGDLEMIEALRAQLEEASRRLAELEEEHSGDEGAFSELDKINKAAVNARIKEIRKDPDATEELTVLREWLELSDEEAATKKALKAAEADLDDQAFGRYDNLTEAEVRELVVEGKWLTTLEQAVASEVERVSQALTGRLKQLGERYGEALPAISERVEELEARVAGHLERMGFAWN; encoded by the coding sequence ATGGCGATCCGTAAATCCGAGCTGTATTCGAGCCTCTGGGCCAGCTGCGATGAACTGCGCGGCGGCATGGATGCCAGCCAGTACAAGGACTATGTGCTGGTGCTGCTGTTCATCAAGTACATCAGCGACAAGTACGCCGGCCAACCCTATGCGCCCTTGGTGATCCCCGAGGACGCGGGATTTGACGCCATGGTGGCCCTCAAGGGCAAGGCAGAGATCGGCGATGACATCAACAAGACGATCATCGCCCCGCTGGTGGCGGCCAACCAGCAGCTCAGCCAGAGCGACTTTCCCGATTTCAACGACCAGGCCAAGCTCGGCAGTGGCAAGGAACTGGTGGAGCGGCTCACCAACCTGATCGCGATCTTCGAGAAGCCGGGGTTGAACTTCGCCCGTAATCGCGCGGATGACGACGACATCCTCGGCGATGCCTACGAATACCTGATGTGCCATTTCGCCAGCGAAAGCGGCAAGAGCAAGGGGCAGTTCTATACGCCAGCTGAGGTGAGCCGGATCAAGGCCCAGGTGCTGGAGATCGATAAGGAAGACACCTCCCCCGACACCACGGTCTGCGACCCCACCTGCGGATCGGGGTCGCTGCTGCTGAAGGTGGCCGCCCAGGCGCGCACACCGGTGACGCTCTACGGCCAGGAGAAGGACGCGGCCACCAGCGGTCTGGCGCGGATGAACATGATCCTGCACGGCAACCCCACGGCCACGATCTGGCAGGGGAACACGATCGCCGACCCGAAGCTGATCAAGGGTGACCACCTCAAGCAGTTCGACTTCGTGATCGCCAATCCGCCGTTCTCCGACAAGCGATGGAGCACAGGCCTGGATGCAGCGAAGGATCCCTTCGGGCGCTTCGAGGGCTTCGGGATCCCCCCAGCCAAGCAGGGCGACTACGCCTACCTGCTGCACATCGTGCGCACGCTCAAGAGCAGCGGGCGCGGCAGCTGCATCCTTCCCCATGGCGTGCTGTTCCGCGGCAACGCCGAAGCCGAGATCCGCAAGAACCTGATCCAGCGGGGGCTGCTCAAGGGCATCATCGGCCTGCCCGCCAACCTCTTCTATGGCACTGGTATCCCCGCCTGCATCGTGGTGGTCGACAAGCGGGGGGCCGGCAGCCGCGAGGGGATCTTCCTGGTGGATGCCAGCAAGGGCTTCATCAAGGACGGCCCCAAGAACCGCCTGCGCGAGCGCGACATCCACAAGATCGTGGATGTGTTCACCCGCCGGTTGGAGGTGCCCGGCTATTCGCGCTTCGTGCGCAATGAAGAGATCGCCGGGCACGACTACAACCTGAACCTGCCCCGTTACATCGACAGTTCAGAAGCGGAAGACCTGCAGGACATCGAGGCCCACCTGCGCGGCGGCATCCCCGAGCGCGACATCGACGCCCTGGAGGCCTACTGGCAGGTATGTCCGAAGCTGCGCGAGGTCCTGTTCCAGCCGCTGCGGCCCGGCTATCTGGAGCTGGCGGTGCCGCCGGCGGAGCTGAAGGCCACGATCACCGCCCATCCCCAGTTCGCCGGCTTCCTGGCGGGCATGGCCGAGCACTTTGCGGCCTGGCGGCAACAGGCGGCGGCCCAGCTGATTTCCCTGGAGCCGGGCTGCCACCCCAAGGCGGTGATCCGCGAGCTGAGCGAGGGCCTGCTGGCCCGCTACCAGGGCCAGCCCCTAATCGATGCCTACGCCGTGTACCAGCTGCTGCTTGACCAGTGGGCCGAGACGATGCAGGACGACGTGTATGCGATCAGCGCTGACGGCTGGCGCGCCGAGGCCTACCGGCTGCTGGAGACCGACAAGAAGGGCAAGACCAAGGACAAGGGCTGGACCTGCGACCTGGTGCCCAAGGAGCTGCTGGTGCGGCAGCTGTTCGCCGGTGATCTGGAGATGATCGAAGCGCTCCGCGCCCAACTGGAGGAGGCCAGCAGACGCCTGGCCGAATTGGAGGAGGAGCACAGCGGCGACGAGGGCGCCTTCAGTGAGTTGGACAAGATCAACAAGGCGGCTGTGAATGCTCGCATCAAGGAGATCAGGAAGGATCCCGACGCCACTGAGGAGTTGACCGTGCTGCGGGAATGGCTGGAGCTGAGCGACGAGGAAGCCGCCACCAAGAAGGCCCTCAAGGCCGCCGAGGCTGACCTCGACGACCAGGCCTTCGGCCGCTACGACAACCTCACAGAGGCCGAGGTGCGCGAGCTGGTGGTGGAGGGCAAGTGGCTAACCACCCTGGAGCAGGCGGTTGCCTCCGAGGTGGAACGGGTCAGCCAGGCCCTCACCGGCCGCCTCAAACAACTGGGCGAGCGCTACGGCGAGGCCCTACCGGCGATCAGCGAGCGAGTGGAGGAACTGGAAGCACGCGTGGCCGGGCACCTTGAGCGGATGGGGTTCGCATGGAACTGA
- a CDS encoding restriction endonuclease subunit S has protein sequence MELKPGYKQTEVGVIPEDWDVRPLSNISLRIMVGIASAATHAYRLSGIPMIRNQNIKPGHLLDSDLLFIDQEYEKTYRNKRLLEGDLLTTRTGYPGTTCIVPAKYKAAQSFTTLITRPDIAQITSEFLCLFINSEHGQRFFESSQIGGAQKNVNTGTLKKMPIPIPTVSEQTKVSNVLGAVEELLASIENLIAKKRAVKQAAMQELLTGKRRLPGFEGEWETVALSQVSEKITGFWGRTESGNEAIHSTNVIRAGDISEEGRLIGAARRFLSHHEISVAGCRPGDTVMTASGNGLGKSWTCNQDGVYSASNFVRIIRPQRGKADGHFIGYALKSRCARSKLVEHTATSAYPNLKPSFFNDRWLSLPPQPEQKAISEVLQDVDIEIDELEARKLKASQLKQGMMQQLLTGKIRLQ, from the coding sequence ATGGAACTGAAGCCGGGTTACAAGCAGACGGAGGTGGGGGTGATCCCGGAAGATTGGGATGTAAGACCTCTTTCGAACATATCCCTAAGGATCATGGTCGGCATTGCCAGTGCCGCAACCCATGCATATCGACTTAGCGGCATACCCATGATCAGGAATCAGAATATTAAGCCCGGCCACCTTTTAGATAGTGATCTTCTATTTATTGATCAAGAATACGAAAAGACGTACCGAAACAAGAGGCTGCTGGAAGGCGATCTCCTGACTACTCGAACCGGCTATCCGGGAACAACATGCATCGTCCCCGCTAAATACAAAGCCGCTCAGAGTTTCACGACTCTCATAACAAGGCCGGACATTGCACAAATTACCAGTGAATTCCTATGCCTTTTTATTAACTCTGAACACGGGCAGCGATTCTTCGAATCTAGTCAGATCGGAGGAGCACAAAAGAACGTAAATACGGGCACTCTAAAAAAAATGCCGATACCTATACCAACAGTTTCAGAGCAAACAAAAGTCTCAAATGTCCTTGGCGCCGTTGAGGAGCTCCTTGCGTCGATAGAGAATCTCATCGCTAAAAAACGTGCAGTTAAACAGGCCGCCATGCAGGAGCTTCTCACCGGCAAGCGGCGGCTGCCGGGGTTTGAGGGGGAGTGGGAGACTGTTGCATTATCCCAGGTCTCCGAAAAAATTACGGGTTTTTGGGGGCGCACTGAGTCAGGTAACGAAGCAATACACTCGACAAATGTGATCAGGGCTGGCGATATCTCAGAAGAAGGACGGCTTATCGGTGCGGCACGCAGGTTTTTGAGCCATCATGAGATTTCAGTGGCCGGTTGCAGGCCTGGTGACACAGTAATGACCGCAAGTGGCAACGGCTTGGGCAAGTCATGGACTTGCAACCAAGACGGAGTCTATTCAGCGTCCAACTTTGTTCGCATCATCAGGCCTCAAAGAGGCAAAGCAGATGGCCACTTCATTGGGTATGCACTCAAGAGCAGATGTGCAAGGTCAAAGCTTGTCGAGCACACCGCAACAAGCGCTTATCCAAACTTAAAGCCTTCTTTTTTCAATGACAGATGGCTTTCCTTGCCACCTCAGCCGGAACAAAAGGCAATCTCAGAGGTCCTGCAGGATGTTGATATCGAGATTGACGAGTTAGAAGCAAGAAAACTCAAGGCCTCTCAGCTTAAGCAAGGAATGATGCAGCAACTCCTCACCGGCAAGATCCGCCTGCAATGA
- a CDS encoding DUF262 domain-containing protein produces MKISTILDHIDSGHMALPEFQRGYVWNRDQVRGLFDSLYKRHPVGGLLVWATESQTATHRGDGPLAAGVVKLLLDGQQRMTSLYGVVRGKAPKFFDGNAQAFTGLRFHLGEEVFAFYQPVKMKDDPLWIDVTSLLGMGTAGLGKLAAEFGQNPELAPRVGEFIGRLSQLLGITEIDLHIEEVTGADKTLDVVVDIFNRVNSGGTKLSKGDLALAKICADWPEGRDAMKAKLKEWADHGYSFNLDWLLRSVNTVLTGEAKFLYLHDKTTPEIQDALKRATKHIDVCLNLIAGRLGLDHDQVFFGRFGIPVMVRYLDQRSGPMDEVERDRLLFWFVQAGMWGRFSGSTESFIDQDLAALEGEGAGLERLLEQLRLWHGGLRVEPGHFTGWSLGARFYPVLYLLTRMGAARDWGTGMPLKAGMLGKMSRLEVHHIFPKAQLYKADYRRPEVNALANFCFLTKDTNIKITDRLPEAYFPEIEAAHPGALASQWIPPDPALWKLGNFRSFLEARKALLAAEVNARLEELLHGDTRWLSGPAAALPQPATETVGGITSEEEEAELLRLNAWMVDQALPLGTLAYDFADPATGEQRAVFDLAWPAGIQEELSQPVAVLLNEEPATLALASAAGFRCFTSPSDFRSYVEREILAVMA; encoded by the coding sequence ATGAAGATCTCAACCATCCTCGACCACATAGACAGTGGCCATATGGCCCTGCCCGAGTTCCAAAGGGGTTACGTCTGGAATCGCGATCAGGTGCGCGGGCTGTTCGATTCCCTCTACAAGCGCCACCCCGTCGGCGGCCTGCTGGTCTGGGCCACAGAGTCGCAGACCGCCACCCATCGCGGCGATGGTCCCCTGGCTGCTGGTGTGGTCAAGCTGCTGCTCGATGGCCAACAGCGCATGACCTCCCTCTATGGCGTGGTGCGCGGCAAGGCTCCGAAGTTCTTCGATGGCAACGCCCAGGCCTTCACCGGGCTCCGCTTCCATCTCGGAGAGGAAGTGTTTGCCTTCTACCAGCCGGTGAAGATGAAGGACGATCCCCTGTGGATCGATGTCACCAGCCTGCTCGGGATGGGGACAGCTGGCCTCGGAAAGCTGGCCGCCGAGTTCGGCCAGAACCCCGAGCTGGCCCCGCGGGTTGGAGAGTTCATCGGTCGTCTGAGCCAGCTGCTGGGAATCACAGAGATCGATCTCCACATCGAAGAAGTCACCGGCGCCGACAAGACCCTCGACGTGGTGGTGGACATTTTCAACCGCGTCAACAGTGGCGGCACCAAGCTCTCCAAGGGCGACCTGGCCCTCGCCAAGATCTGCGCCGACTGGCCCGAAGGGCGTGATGCCATGAAGGCCAAGCTCAAGGAGTGGGCCGATCACGGCTACAGCTTCAACCTCGACTGGCTGCTGCGCTCGGTGAACACGGTGCTCACTGGTGAGGCCAAGTTCCTCTACCTGCACGACAAGACCACACCTGAAATCCAGGACGCGCTCAAGCGCGCCACCAAACACATCGACGTCTGCCTCAACCTGATCGCAGGTCGCCTCGGCCTCGATCACGACCAGGTGTTCTTCGGGCGGTTCGGCATCCCGGTGATGGTGCGCTATCTCGATCAGCGCAGCGGACCCATGGATGAGGTGGAGCGGGACCGACTGCTGTTCTGGTTCGTGCAGGCCGGCATGTGGGGACGATTCTCCGGTTCCACCGAATCCTTCATCGATCAGGATCTCGCCGCCCTCGAGGGAGAAGGCGCCGGGCTCGAGCGCCTACTGGAGCAGCTGCGCCTCTGGCATGGCGGGCTGCGGGTTGAACCCGGGCACTTCACCGGCTGGAGCCTCGGCGCCCGCTTCTACCCCGTGCTCTACCTGCTCACCCGCATGGGCGCTGCCCGCGACTGGGGCACTGGCATGCCGCTCAAGGCCGGCATGCTCGGCAAGATGAGTCGCCTGGAGGTGCATCACATCTTCCCGAAGGCCCAGCTTTACAAGGCCGACTACCGCAGGCCAGAGGTCAACGCCCTGGCCAACTTCTGCTTTCTCACCAAAGACACCAACATCAAGATCACCGATCGCCTGCCAGAGGCCTACTTCCCGGAGATTGAGGCCGCCCATCCCGGCGCCCTGGCCTCCCAGTGGATCCCGCCTGATCCAGCGCTGTGGAAGCTCGGGAACTTCCGCTCCTTCCTGGAGGCCCGCAAGGCCCTGCTCGCGGCTGAAGTGAATGCCCGACTGGAGGAGCTGCTCCATGGCGACACCCGCTGGCTGTCCGGCCCCGCGGCTGCCTTGCCGCAGCCAGCCACCGAAACGGTGGGCGGTATCACGAGCGAGGAAGAGGAAGCCGAGTTGCTGCGCCTCAACGCCTGGATGGTCGATCAGGCACTCCCGCTGGGCACCCTCGCCTACGACTTCGCCGACCCTGCCACCGGCGAACAGCGCGCCGTGTTCGACCTGGCCTGGCCCGCCGGCATCCAGGAGGAACTCAGCCAGCCCGTGGCCGTGCTGCTCAACGAAGAGCCCGCCACCCTGGCCCTGGCCAGCGCCGCCGGGTTCCGCTGCTTCACCTCGCCATCCGACTTCCGGTCCTATGTGGAGCGGGAGATCCTCGCGGTGATGGCATGA
- a CDS encoding zeta toxin family protein: MIPAKEPICRIIAGPNGAGKTTFALTYLRQFPDAQAFVNADLIAAGFSPLAPQLQLLAASRLMLAEIEGHETARRSFAFETTLSGRGYLRLIHRLRSCGWRVELIYLALPSLELSILRVAERVAHGGHNVPETVLRRRFPRSLQLLLNAYAPAVNHVLCNMNGGPNPAPIFSQSGAERVILDPSLYAQLLELAR, translated from the coding sequence ATGATCCCGGCCAAGGAGCCGATCTGCCGCATCATCGCCGGCCCCAACGGTGCCGGGAAAACCACCTTCGCGCTCACTTACCTTCGCCAGTTCCCCGATGCCCAGGCCTTCGTCAATGCCGATCTGATCGCGGCAGGGTTCTCCCCCCTGGCCCCGCAGTTGCAGCTGCTGGCCGCCAGTCGCCTGATGCTGGCGGAGATCGAAGGCCATGAGACGGCACGCCGCAGCTTCGCTTTCGAAACCACCCTCTCCGGGCGGGGCTACCTGCGCCTCATCCACCGCCTGCGCTCCTGCGGCTGGCGGGTGGAGCTGATCTATCTCGCCCTCCCCTCCCTGGAGCTTTCGATCCTGCGCGTGGCCGAGCGGGTGGCCCACGGTGGGCACAACGTGCCGGAAACCGTGCTGCGGCGCCGCTTTCCCCGTAGCCTCCAGCTACTGCTCAACGCCTACGCCCCAGCGGTGAACCACGTGCTCTGCAACATGAACGGCGGACCCAACCCGGCGCCGATCTTCTCCCAGAGCGGAGCCGAGCGCGTCATTCTCGATCCCTCGCTCTATGCCCAACTCCTGGAGCTCGCCCGATGA